The following coding sequences are from one Coffea arabica cultivar ET-39 chromosome 11e, Coffea Arabica ET-39 HiFi, whole genome shotgun sequence window:
- the LOC113718872 gene encoding zinc-finger homeodomain protein 11-like, whose translation MGLTNISTPTTTPDTDNDTPPHTQPIRSFSFTNGSSKYHHRHHRQPPPQTAVAYRECLKNHAANIGGHALDGCGEFMPCPTATAADPTSLNCAACGCHRNFHRREVEHSPFITTTAAPHFLEFRQHRRSSSSPSPPPQQPPTLSYPPTQMLLALSTAAHDDQQVPNHHQVATPVTPRETKAAAENLSGRKRFRTKFSQEQKEKMHSFAEKMGWKMQKCDDNMVQNFCNEIGVARGVLKVWMHNNKNTVGRRDISSTITITNPAAATANITEEDKSNSNNIRHHGGIGGSPENGGYNINNSCINNDEEENSESHYCNNESGHANLDLDHNNTNGSSSSS comes from the coding sequence ATGGGTTTAACCAACATCTCAACCCCCACCACAACCCCTGATACTGACAATGATACCCCACCACATACCCAACCTATTAGGTCCTTTTCCTTCACCAACGGCTCATCCAAGTaccaccaccgccaccaccGCCAACCACCTCCTCAGACGGCGGTGGCTTACCGAGAATGTCTCAAAAACCATGCAGCCAACATTGGTGGCCATGCTCTGGACGGGTGTGGAGAGTTCATGCCTTGTCCTACCGCCACCGCCGCCGACCCCACCTCGCTAAACTGCGCCGCCTGTGGTTGCCACCGCAACTTCCACCGTCGCGAGGTGGAGCACTCCCCTTTCATCACCACCACCGCGGCTCCACATTTTCTCGAGTTCCGCCAACACCGAAGGTCCTCTTCTTCCCCCTCTCCACCGCCGCAACAACCACCAACTCTCTCTTATCCACCAACCCAGATGCTTCTTGCCCTCAGCACCGCCGCGCACGACGATCAGCAGGTCCCAAACCACCATCAGGTGGCAACACCGGTAACCCCAAGGGAGACAAAGGCGGCGGCCGAGAACCTCAGCGGCCGAAAGCGGTTCAGAACGAAATTCAGCCAAGAACAGAAGGAGAAAATGCACTCTTTTGCTGAGAAGATGGGGTGGAAAATGCAGAAATGCGATGACAATATGGTCCAGAATTTCTGCAATGAGATCGGGGTCGCCAGAGGAGTCCTCAAAGTTTGGATGCATAACAACAAAAATACAGTTGGCCGCAGAGATATTAGCAGCACCATTACCATCACCAACCCTGCCGCCGCCACCGCCAATATCACGGAAGAGGACAAGAGCAACAGTAATAACATCCGCCACCATGGTGGAATTGGAGGCAGCCCGGAAAATGGCGGGTACAACATCAACAACAGCTGCATCAACAATGATGAGGAGGAGAATAGTGAGAGTCATTACTGTAACAACGAGAGTGGCCATGCTAATCTTGATCTTGATCATAACAATACCAATGGCAGTTCTTCTTCATCTTGA
- the LOC113717887 gene encoding uncharacterized protein, translated as MARQVFFTLKSRFSFVDERFLNELLHRTMFRYGHFLWVWLCNFMLNIFWLMVKYMHRVNADEAQENVSKFNVNHSQEDGEVISKTSMGFDSDFTTQNESSNLTFSLRSQKSADSKEQTAETEDSAFLQSGFRSSTRKYQFMAAGNLREFMEEPEIRSFTIQEMFVGSDDGLIQNSDGRVIQDEDEMKSSSEVQDLDRCSNASSNGDGLLIDLRYDKRDDIEESTTKEETPEEEIADHLLETPFSEEILESKQRESSAQNKVSTYEELDDEISYEVHLLQRDDSSDCFSEPELENSFDESLAGNHEVQSRLTELPSSDAKDSEIFASTSPMISNTDRNPEISERCSSGKEVINGNLCTVGEADDDIEDDYIELEPRSKDANKADETILSRKDESLFELAHAGGKETQLMDDRPQNFQEESLGKESWESNSDDEDEFDILLEHQQLVKQMKMERKNSMARGLPTISENEDCETPKVLDYLKPLKIDEKFEYKDLMEEIQKFYKSYAEKTRKLDILNYQTLHAISFLQHKDSQLFIPSKRSLLSSIKPFSLPSISMSKQRRIYADPTLKSITEMHRDLELVYVGHICLSWEILQWQYGKVKELLEYDSQGNHSYNQVAGEYQQFQVLVQRFLEDERFNGPRIQHFVKSRCACRGLLQVPIIKDDCFKDKKETTGDEIDAISISMLAQTLKESMHIFWEFLRADKEEADGILKSVQGSLADPRAAVDSELLTNVRTRLEKKERKLKDIQRSVNCIVKRFQKQQAGQTSNALLISQVELKLVSRVLSLPRLTTDHLIWCQKKLDNINIVNRKICVEPAFLLFPC; from the exons ATGGCTAGACAGGTTTTCTTTACCCTCAAAAGCCGCTTTAGCTTTGTAGATGAGAGGTTTTTGAACGAGCTTTTGCACAGAACGATGTTTAGGTATGGCCATTTTCTGTGGGTTTGGCTATGCAACTTCATGCTCAATATCTTCTGGTTGATGGTTAAATACATGCACAG GGTTAACGCTGATGAGGCGCAAGAgaatgtttcaaaatttaatgtCAATCATTCTCAAGAAGATGGTGAAGTGATTTCAAAGACTTCCATGGGTTTTGACTCCGATTTTACTACTCAAAATGAGAGTTCAAACCTCACCTTCAGCTTAAGAAGTCAGAAATCTGCAGATTCCAAAGAACAGACTGCAGAAACAGAGGACTCTGCTTTTCTGCAGAGTGGCTTTAGATCAAGCACTCGAAAGTATCAGTTCATGGCGGCCGGGAATCTGAGAGAATTCATGGAAGAGCCGGAAATAAGGAGCTTTACCATTCAAGAAATGTTTGTGGGTTCAGATGACGGTTTGATTCAGAATAGTGATGGTAGAGTtattcaagatgaagatgagatGAAAAGCAGCTCTGAAGTTCAAGATTTGGATAGGTGTTCTAATGCTTCTTCAAATGGTGATGGTCTTCTGATTGACTTGAGATACGACAAAAGAGATGATATTGAAGAATCTACTACGAAAGAAGAGACTCCTGAGGAAGAAATAGCAGATCATTTACTCGAAACTCCGTTCAGTGAAGAGATTCTGGAGAGTAAACAACGTGAAAGTTCAGCTCAAAACAAAGTCTCCACCTACGAAGAGTTGGACGATGAGATTTCCTATGAAGTCCATTTGCTTCAAAGGGATGATTCGTCAGATTGTTTTTCAGAGCCAGAGTTAGAGAACTCTTTTGATGAATCACTTGCTGGTAATCATGAAGTTCAGTCAAGACTAACAGAACTACCTTCTTCTGATGCAAAGGATTCTGAAATCTTTGCATCTACCAGTCCCATGATTAGTAATACTGACAGAAATCCAGAAATAAGTGAAAGATGCTCAAGTGGGAAAGAGGTCATAAATGGTAACTTATGCACTGTTGGGGAAGCAGATGACGACATTGAGGATGATTACATAGAATTGGAGCCTCGTTCAAAGGATGCAAATAAGGCTGATGAAACTATTTTGTCCCGGAAAGATGAAAGCTTGTTTGAACTTGCACATGCTGGAGGTAAGGAAACACAATTGATGGATGACCGTCCACAAAATTTCCAAGAAGAGAGCTTGGGAAAGGAATCATGGGAATCAAACtctgatgatgaagatgagttTGATATCCTATTGGAACACCAGCAACTAGTTAAAcaaatgaaaatggaaagaaagaattCGATGGCTAGAGGGCTTCCTACTATTTCAGAAAATGAAGATTGCGAGACTCCAAAGGTTTTAGATTATCTGAAACCActaaaaattgatgaaaagttCGAGTACAAAGATCTCATGGAagaaatccagaaattctacaAGAGTTATGCAGAAAAAACGCGAAAATTGGACATCTTGAATTATCAGACCTTGCATGCAATCA GTTTCCTTCAGCACAAGGATTCTCAACTTTTTATCCCAAGTAAAAGATCTTTACTTTCATCCATCAAGCCCTTTTCTTTACCGAGCATTTCGATGTCAAAACAACGTAGGATCTATGCTGATCCCACCCTTAAATCCATCACTGAAATGCATAGAGACCTTGAGTTGGTCTATGTTGGACACATTTGCCTTTCATGGGAGATTTTGCAGTGGCAATATGGAAAAGTAAAGGAGTTGCTAGAATATGATTCTCAAGGTAATCACTCCTATAATCAAGTGGCAGGAGAATACCAACAGTTTCAAGTGCTTGTGCAAAGATTTTTGGAGGATGAGCGATTTAATGGACCTAGAATTCAACACTTTGTTAAAAGCAGATGCGCCTGCCGTGGTCTTCTTCAAGTTCCAATCATCAAAG ATGATTGTTTCAAGGACAAGAAGGAAACTACAGGAGATGAAATAGATGCAATATCAATTTCCATGTTGGCACAAACCCTGAAGGAATCGATGCACATCTTCTGGGAATTTCTTCGTGCTGATAAGGAGGAAGCTGATGGAATACTGAAGAGTGTTCAAGGAAGTCTAGCTGATCCTAGGGCTGCTGTCGATTCTGAGCTTCTTACGAACGTTAGGACTCGTCTTGAGAAG AAGGAGAGAAAGCTCAAAGACATACAGAGAAGTGTAAATTGCATAGTGAAGAGGTTCCAAAAACAGCAGGCAGGCCAAACAAGTAATGCATTGCTGATCTCTCAGGTAGAACTGAAATTGGTATCGAGAGTATTAAGCTTACCAAGATTGACAACTGATCATCTGATCTGGTGCCAGAAGAAACTAGATAACATCAATATTGTTAACAGGAAGATTTGCGTTGAGCCGGCTTTCCTACTCTTTCCATGCTAA